The DNA region AGacgattttgaatttttgagtgGTTAGATCGATATGATCAACAGCAAACCCAATGCAAGTTGTTTTACCCGAGTTAGGGTAATCCATGAATCGGAACTTGTTTGTAAGGGGATTAGCTACGCAGAGACGACCACCAATGGAGAGTAGGAGAAGGCCGGAACAAGAAGCGAGAATATTAAACAATATCTCTAAGCGCTCAGTGTTGTTGAATGACCTAGAATTTCCAAAAGGGTGGAAACAGAGTAAATTGGAGGCATATTTGGAGACGTGAAGCAAACTGGATCCGATACGGGAatagtattttcttttaaaatttgggtCCTCTAATACATGCGAGTTGATGGATTTGTTTGTGCATGGCATCTTCACCAAGGATTTGGGATCTAATTTGAAGAGAATCTCCTCTAGGAGATGCAAAGGTAATCTCCTCATGATCACAGAGGACTtaggttttaggtttttttttacagtgtaaatttaacatttatgtGTTCGTTTAGgttatatataacaacaaaagcgaatatttttatttaacaacaTCTCCTTTCATTTCCAAAATTAATCCATCACTattgaaattacttttttttttttttagataaaggTTATTGAATCTAAAAGATAATGTTTACAAACTATGATAGTAATCACTAGGTCATCGAGTTTGGTAGCTTCCCAAAATCTGTGGCCTAATACGAAATCAAGATTGTTTGTACATATTAATTCCTCACGTGACTCGTACGACTTTGTCCACTTCTTACTTTGCTGGTTCGTTTGCACGTCGTTAAAGAATATCTTGGAAGGCCTCCATCATCCTTGAACATTAGTACTTTCGTTGCTTCTTTAACATTAGTTTAGTTTCTTCCTCTTGAATCGATCTTTTTCTAAGTTGCGTTTCCACTTTCTCCGATGACATTCCAACAACCAATCCCATAATCGAGCTTAGAGAGGAGATGCGGTTGTAACCATCACAAGGCTTCAGCTTCTCATCCAATCCAATCACAGATGAATAGAACGACGGTGTAAACAGATAAAAGTCCCTGTCTGTATTGCAACACGTTGGAATATAACCCATTACTCCCCACTCATTAGCTCTCAAGTCGTACCGATGAACCACTCCGTCAGAGAAATGATTCTTCTCCCTCAACATTAAAACCTTTCCATCGTAAGCCACAACGTCCCAGAAAATGAGTCTATTTGCCTCTGCCACTACGTTCCTTATCTGCCTCACTAGAACCCACTTGGGATCGGTGAGAATATTCTCGAGGGAGTAAACGTAAATTACTTCCTTCGTCGGCCATATCAGCGTCAGTTTGTTATCGGCTGCGGCAAACAATGTTTTCACGCTCAGACGTTCTTGGGGATATCTTATTGGGATCAGCCGTGCCTTCTCTGTTTGGAGGTTGAAAGCCAAGATGCTTCCGTCGTATCTCAACCAGTGAAGAGATCCGTTGACGTAGACAGGTCTCATACGCTTATCGAAATTGCTTGAGCGGCAAGTAACTCTGGTTTTTAACAGTCTCCATGATGAATCTCCCTTGTTAATCTCAAATTGATACATTGTTTCTTCTGGATTTAGAGCCTCGCTACCTTTTACGCAGACAATTTTGAATCTCTGAGTTCTCCGATCAATCTGATCAACAGCGAAACATATGTCCTTCGTTTGTTCCCAACTAATAGCTTCACTCTCAGTTATCCTAGGGAAAAGATTTGACTTAGAGTGATCCAGGAATCGAAACTTCCTAGTTAAGGGATTTGCGACGCAGAGACCTTGGCCGAAGAGTAAGAGAAGGCCAGAGCAAGAGCCTAGAATCTGGAATCTTAACTTTAGGGTTTCTTGAGCTCTCGGTGACGTAGAACCGAGGAAAGGGAGGTAGTACAGCAATCTAGAGCCCTCGACAGCGATGTGAAACAAACTGGATCCTAACCGAGAATTGTATTCAGATTTAAAATATGAGTCTTCGGATAGATGTGAGCGGAAAGATTTATCTGTGCATTGCATCTTCGCCAGAGTTTTGAGATCCAGTCTGAAGAGAATGTCGTCGACGAGATGCCAAGGTAATCGATCCATCGGAGAAGGAACAAAATTTACAGAGCTGTTGCTTCGCCTTTTCATGTATGATTGTGTATGGTTAATACTCGTGATTTGGTGCTTCTGATACactctaataatatatatagacaagATAAAACATGGTTTACTATTTTAATAGGttgacaaggaaaaggaaaagttacaattccctttttcttttggtttttcttttattattaaaaagttttaacaatttttacaaGAAAGGAAAGTTTCCCAATACCGGTTAAGAGTCATTCTCGAACATTTTCGGATGgagttcaaaaatatattaacctTTTTCCGAAAAGAtgtgcaaaaaacaaaaagaatgataCTGTTTGTACCACTTGAAAGTTCAAACTAATAATGGACTACTCCACAAGCTCAAAGACGAAGCGTACCATTTTCTCAAATGCATTGTTGTTGGCTATGATTAGATTTGTATGTTCTAGTTTGGTAAAGGGACTACCGATTTGGTCTTTTGTTAGcattttatttggtaattttggTCCGCGTGCTCTGCGCTTGAGCAAAAGCTGTTCCAAATAGCCAAACCAGCAAATCatggattatatatatggtcTTTCCCTGGGGCGTGTTCTTTTCAAAGCGAAGAACTTCAAATTTACATCACCGGACAAGACTGCCAGCATCTTCTCAAGGACTTAATACTTTCTTATGGAAATCACGCAATGACACTTCCACACTGTAACTCCAACAACACTTGACAGTTCCTTCGTGATCCTCCCTACAGTTCGTGGAATTATATGATATGGTTCAAGAAGTCAAAACCACGGTATTGGTTCGCTTCACTTTGTCGTTAGCCTTTTGTCAACGCCTCCCAACTTGTGATACACTTTTAACACAACAGATATTTACCCACTTTGTTCTGTCGCCAGTGAAACGCATGAATGACACCACTCTTCTCTGGATGCTCATTTTTGGGCCAGCTTTGGAGTTTTTGCGTCGTCTCACGTTTCTTACCTCAGCCTCCGTACGATCAAACGCTTCCTGCTATTGACACGGCAATTAGATGTATGGCCACTCTAGCACTCTCATAGAGTCCTCTTATTCTCAAGCTACTTCTTTAGGTGattctttactttaaaatcaaaacaaaaactattaacTATGGATTGTAATAAGTTAGCTAGAGAGTAATActtaacattaaaaccaaacaaaacaattaactgTATTCCCCACAATGGTTCAA from Camelina sativa cultivar DH55 chromosome 3, Cs, whole genome shotgun sequence includes:
- the LOC104778803 gene encoding putative F-box protein At1g57580, translating into MDRLPWHLVDDILFRLDLKTLAKMQCTDKSFRSHLSEDSYFKSEYNSRLGSSLFHIAVEGSRLLYYLPFLGSTSPRAQETLKLRFQILGSCSGLLLLFGQGLCVANPLTRKFRFLDHSKSNLFPRITESEAISWEQTKDICFAVDQIDRRTQRFKIVCVKDGSLHWLRYDGSILAFNLQTEKARLIPIRYPQERLSVKTLFAAADNKLTLIWPTKEVIYVYSLENILTDPKWVLVRQIRNVVAEANRLIFWDVVAYDGKVLMLREKNHFSDGVVHRYDLRANEWGVMGYIPTCCNTDRDFYLFTPSFYSSVIGLDEKLKPCDGYNRISSLSSIMGLVVGMSSEKVETQLRKRSIQEEETKLMLKKQRKY